Proteins encoded together in one Phyllostomus discolor isolate MPI-MPIP mPhyDis1 chromosome 6, mPhyDis1.pri.v3, whole genome shotgun sequence window:
- the KCNA4 gene encoding potassium voltage-gated channel subfamily A member 4: protein MEVAMVSAESSGCNSHMPYGYAAQARARERERLAHSRAAAAAAVAAATAAVEGSGGSGGGSHHHHQSRGACTSHDPQSSRRSRRRRRQPSEKKKAHHRQSSFPHCTDLMPSGSEEKILRELSEEEEEEEEVEEEEEEEGRFYYSDDDHGDECSYTDLLPQDEGGGGGGYSSVRYSDCCERVVINVSGLRFETQMKTLAQFPETLLGDPEKRTQYFDPLRNEYFFDRNRPSFDAILYYYQSGGRLKRPVNVPCDIFTEEVKFYQLGEEALLKFREDEGFVREEEDRALPENEFKKQIWLLFEYPESSSPARGIAIVSVLVILISIVIFCLETLPEFRDDRDLIMALSAGGHSGLLNDTSAPHLENSGHTIFNDPFFIVETVCIVWFSFEFMVRCFACPSQALFFKNIMNIIDIVSILPYFITLGTDLAQQQGGGSGQQQQAMSFAILRIIRLVRVFRIFKLSRHSKGLQILGHTLRASMRELGLLIFFLFIGVILFSSAVYFAEADEPTTHFQSIPDAFWWAVVTMTTVGYGDMKPITVGGKIVGSLCAIAGVLTIALPVPVIVSNFNYFYHRETENEEQTQLTQNAVSCPYLPSNLLKKFRSSTSSSLGDKSEYLEMEEGVKESLCAEEKCQGKGDDSETDKNNCSNAKAVETDV from the coding sequence ATGGAGGTCGCAATGGTGAGTGCGGAGAGCTCAGGGTGCAACAGTCACATGCCTTATGGTTACGCGGCCCAGGCTCGGGCCAGGGAGCGGGAGAGGCTCGCTCACTCCAGGGCTGCGGCAGCGGCGGCTGTCGCAGCGGCCACAGCCGCTGTCGAAGGCAGTGGGGGCTCTGGAGGGggctcccaccaccaccaccagtctCGTGGGGCCTGCACCTCCCACGACCCTCAGAGCAGCCGCCGCAGTCGGAGGAGGAGGCGACAGCCATCCGAGAAGAAGAAAGCCCACCACCGCCAGAGCAGCTTTCCTCATTGCACCGACTTGATGCCCAGCGGCTCGGAGGAGAAGATCCTGAGGGAGCTGagcgaggaagaggaggaggaggaggaggtggaggaggaggaggaagaggagggaaggttcTACTACAGCGACGATGACCACGGTGATGAGTGCTCCTACACGGACCTGCTGCCTCAGGACgaggggggcggcggcggcggctacAGCTCGGTCCGCTACAGTGACTGCTGTGAGCGCGTGGTGATAAATGTGTCCGGCCTCCGCTTCGAGACCCAGATGAAAACTCTGGCCCAGTTTCCAGAGACCCTGTTGGGGGACCCCGAGAAGAGGACTCAGTACTTCGACCCTTTGCGTAATGAGTACTTTTTTGATAGGAACAGGCCTAGCTTTGATGCCATCTTGTACTACTATCAGTCAGGAGGCCGCCTGAAGAGGCCAGTCAACGTCCCCTGCGACATCTTCACGGAGGAGGTGAAGTTCTAccagctgggagaggaggcccTGCTCAAGTTTCGGGAGGACGAGGGCTTTgtgagagaggaggaagacaggGCCTTGCCcgagaatgaatttaaaaagcagatcTGGCTTCTCTTTGAGTACCCCGAGAGCTCCAGTCCAGCAAGGGGCATAGCCATTGTCTCTGTCCTGGTCATCTTAATCTCCATTGTCATTTTCTGCTTGGAGACCTTGCCTGAGTTTCGGGACGACAGGGATCTCATCATGGCTCTGAGTGCGGGCGGGCACAGTGGGTTGTTGAATGACACTTCGGCGCCCCACCTGGAGAACTCGGGGCACACGATATTCAACGACCCCTTCTTCATCGTGGAGACGGTCTgcattgtttggttttcctttgAGTTCATGGTTCGCTGCTTTGCTTGTCCCAGCCAAGCGCTCTTCTTCAAAAATATCATGAACATCATTGACATTGTCTCCATTCTGCCTTACTTCATCACGCTGGGCACTGACCTGGCCCAGCAGCAGGGGGGTGGCAGCGGTCAGCAGCAGCAGGCCATGTCCTTTGCCATCCTCAGGATCATTCGTTTGGTCCGAGTGTTCCGGATCTTCAAGCTCTCCCGGCACTCCAAAGGCCTGCAGATCCTGGGCCACACCCTCAGAGCCAGCATGCGGGAACTGGGCCTtctcatcttcttcctcttcattggGGTCATCCTGTTCTCCAGTGCTGTGTATTTTGCGGAGGCGGATGAACCTACTACCCATTTCCAAAGCATCCCAGATGCATTTTGGTGGGCTGTGGTGACCATGACAACTGTGGGCTATGGGGACATGAAGCCCATCACTGTGGGGGGCAAGATCGTGGGGTCCCTGTGTGCCATAGCGGGTGTCTTAACCATTGCTTTGCCAGTGCCAGTGATTGTCTCTAACTTTAACTATTTCTACCACAGAGAGACTGAAAATGAGGAACAGACACAGCTGACACAAAACGCAGTCAGTTGTCCGTACCTCCCTTCTAATTTGCTGAAGAAATTTCGGAGCTCGACTTCTTCCTCCCTGGGAGACAAGTCAGAGTATCTAGAGATGGAAGAAGGAGTTAAGGAGTCTCTCTGTGCAGAGGAGAAATGTCAGGGAAAGGGGGATGACAGTGAGACAGATAAAAACAACTGTTCTAACGCGAAGGCTGTGGAGACCGATGTGTGA